TCATATCACGTACCATCCACCCCTCCACTTTGGCTTGATGCAAGAGTGCCTCACGCACTGGTCCCACCTGCAGGTCAAGAAGGGCCAGCACTACACCCTCACGAACTCCCTCGCGGAGGGCCTGAAGTTCCCCATCCGTCAACTCCAGATAGTGGACCCAGCTGTTCACGAGTATCGCTACTGGAGGAAGCCGCAGTTCGTCGATGGCGCGCTGTACCCGCGCTTCGGAACTGTCCGGCGCCCAATGCTGGTCTCCTTCAGTATGAAGCCGCATCAGCACCGTTTGTAGCGATGTCCGCCTGACGCCAGCGCCCTTAGCCAGGGCATACACCTGCTGAAGCCGCTTATCAACGAGGTCTGCCAGCTGGCCAGGTTCTTCCCACCAGGAAGCTGAATCATTTTGGTGTTGTTTTGTGCTCATAAATTTTCCTCAAAGCCATTTCGATGGCCGGTCTATAGATCCCATACACTGCGTGTCTCTTACTATTTAAATAGCTCAGCATCACAGACAGCTTAGACTCATTAAAATATTTACAGAAGATTTTAAGAACTATAAAGACGATGTTTAAAATTTAACTTCATTACTTTACACAAGATGACTTCATCGTCTAAGTTTGCCCACAGATGGAATTATTCTAATTTGGTGCGCTGCTTGATCCGCCGTCTGCTTCGAGGGGAAAGATGTTTGAGGTCAGACAGTTGCCCTGATTGGGCGGCCCGAATCAACTTGAGCTGATAAAGCTGACCCGGCGAGATCTGCACGCCTAGAGGCTTGGCATAGCTGGACCACAGCACATAGATCCAACTCTGGCGTAACGCGCTGCCGCCGCCATTCCAACGGGCGACGAAGAGCGGCCCCTCAGTAATTTGGGCTGTCTCCAGATATTGAAGCAGAAGGGTAGAGAGATCAGTATTCAGCGAAACCTTGCGTTTCCTCGTCCCGACCCTCAGCGTAACCTGACCCATTTCCCTGGAAAGATCTGACACCTTCAGTCCCTGAATTTCGCCCAACCGGAGACCGCCCTCGCCGAGTAGCCGGAAGAGCAGATGGTCTCGAATTCGGTCATCGGGGATGGACTGAATGACGGCCTGATAGCCCGTTTCGATGGCTGGAGACAAGGGCTTTAGCCTGGGCGCTTGCGTCGACGACAGGTGGGTGACGAACGCAGTTCCCCGGTAGCCCTGTTTCGCAGCCCATTCATAGAACTTCCTGACGACTGTTCTCTTTCTGGCCCGCGTGGACGCCTTCCAGGTCTCCGCCTGCCAGTTCGAGAGATATTGCTCAGCTGCCTCCGGGGTCTCCTGGTGTCCCTGCTCATCCATCCAGGTGCCGAAGGCCATCAGATCTGCACGGTAGGCCCGCTGGGTTTCTGCGGCTTTGGCATCCATCTGTGTATCGAGATAGCGCAGGACAAGGTCAGCGTAGTCGATCTGTTTGGTTGGTGATGGGTCGTCATCCACGCCTCACCTTATGGCACGGTTGACAGAAGAATGGTTGCCTGATACTTATGATAAAGTCCGCCAAGCTGAATGGAGGTGCTAATGAATCTTCCAATCGATTCAAATTCAGAAATGTCCCAATCGGGCGTCGGCAAAGTCGTGGGCCAATTGCAGCAGCATTTTTTTGCTTTCCTCGCTGAGTCTGGGCTGCTCCTGCAGTGCACTGATTGGTGCCTTGCCGCCAAGAGATGGATGCACAGTGAGTAACCAGCGGCGAACGAGACGTTTCGGATGCTGAGCGAACAAAATCCCTCCCAGTTCATCCAAGAATGTCAACTGGTCGAACAGCCGTTCATCGGCCAGACCACTGGACTCGAGGTGAGTCAACCGTTCTGGCGAAATCCCAAGCTGGCGGACGAGCAGCGGGCGACCGTAACGCTCGGCCAGCAGGGTCACGTGTCGCGCGGTGTCTATATCTCCGACGATAGGAGCCAGGCGCGGGCTGAACTTCGGCAAAGTGACTGGAGCCAGCATCGCGATCGGCTGGTCATGACTGGTCAGAATGATGCTTTCACCCCCCTGAACGGTCCTCAAGACAGTGAGCCACTCACGCCTGGCGATGTACAGATCAATCCGCTCGACGCTTCATTCTCCTCCTTCTTGGTGCTTAATAGGTACCATAGCGGATGATGATGATGCCTGCAACTGAAATTGTGTTTTCCAGTCGCCCACGCCTGCACATGCTGGCCGACGGTGGAATGCTGGTCTATCGGGGCAGCGGCGAACTGCACAGCGACATGACTCTGATCTACCGGCGTCTGACGCGTTTCATCAAGCCAGCCAGTGCCAAGCAGTATGTCCGGCACGCCCTGCATTTCGAGGATTACCTAATGTCTATCGGCCTGTGCTGGAACTCACCGCCACAGCCTTTGCGGCAGGCTGGCCGTCAGTATCTGGCAGCCCATGGAGCACGACTGACGGAGCGCTCTGACCACTGGAGGGCGGAGCCAGATCCAGACCAGGTTGGCCCACCCAATCTGCGCCTGGTCATTGAAAGTCTGCGGGCTGTGTACACAGCGGCGCGCCATCTTGGCCTGTACGAATATGAGGATGAGCCGTTCCGCCTGACCATTACGTCAGCGGAGTCCGGCGATGGTCTTCCAGCACCACTGCCGCCCAGTTGGAGTGGGTTGACCTTGCCTCGCCCTAAGCTCAGTAACCCTGACCGGTATTTCGTGTTCAAGGGCGGGTACTGGACCCCAAAATTCCTGATGGACGCCGCTGACCTGTACGAGCAGGTCAGGGCTGCATTTGCGGAGGCACCGCTCCGGGACCAAGTCATTGTCCGCTGCCTGTTCGAAGGCGGGCCGAGAATCAGTGAGATCTGTTCGCTGACGTTCCGCGGCTGGGATTACTCAGTGGGCGAAAAACGTCCTGCCTTTGGACCGAGCTTCAAGTTGCCGAGTAAGGGCAAGCATGGCAGCGCAATCAAGCCGGTCCACGTCGGATCTGAAACAGGAAGTCTGTTGCGCAGGTACTTTATGACGGAGCGACGCCTCCAGGATCCGTTGACGGAGGCATACGAGGCTTGGGCACGGGCGTTGGGCATTGAGGACTACACGCCAGAGCACTACCGTCTTTTTCTTAGTGCCAGTGGCCGCCCATCTGCTAGGGTTCCGGTCTTCCTGACAAGAGGTGGACGCGATTATACCGCCAATGCACACCGGAAAGGGGCCTGGCGTCCGCGCATGGCGACGGCAGGTCTTCAGGTCCGGCCACACCAGGCTAGGCATTGGTTTGTCTCAATGTACCTGCAGGCGGTTGAACTGCTGTTTGAGCGAGATGCTCCGCAGTACCGCAAGAACCGTGAGGCGCTGGGGCTGTATATGGGCTGGGCATACCCGGAGGACATGCTAGCCGTCTACGACCGAACGCTTGATGAACACCGGACATATGAACGGGTGATGGATATCACGACTCAACTGCAAGAACTCCTAACACAGAACATCTTTCCGTTGCTCCAACCACCTACTGTGCCGCCACCGAAAAGTGGAGAGATGACCCGGCGCCTGTTGGCTCTTCAAAAGGAGGGATCTTCTTGACTTTAAGAAGTCCGAACGACATTTGGCAAAATCTTATAGATAGAAACCCTAATAAGCTAAGTCCAGGGTTTAAAATTTACCCAGGAGAATTTGTAAAATTCCTTAAATCTCCGGAGTTTAGCATTTCGAGCATAAAAACGGCAACCAGAATTATATCTTCTAGCAGGGCACCAAATGAATTGGCTTTTCTATTCGTATGTTCACATTATTCATTGACGGCTACTTCTGACTATCCTTTATATTTACGTTGGGGCGACCTTGAATCGGCAGCCTATATCCTAGAAGAAGCAATAAGAGCAGCGAAGGGGAAACAAAATCTCAACACTTTCTATCATGTTAAACTTAGCGTCATTCGGGCCAGAGATCCTAAGAGTAATCTTGACGGTTTAATGTATAATATCGAACGATTCCATCGTATTTTAGACTTTAGCAAAAAAATTTTTGAAGATCTTCCAAATCACGAAAAGATTTTCCTATCTGAATTCAAGATAGGCTATGAATCTAGCTGGGTAGCAGATTCAAGACGATTACCATCATTAGCTCATGTTCGCAAAGACATCAGAGCTGATAAGACGCTGAAAAATTTAGAAAAAATTCTAACTGGAGCCCCTCCAATTCCCATTCCTGGTCCAGCTCTCACAAGATTCCTTTGTGAAATGAGGCGAATGGATCAGGTTCCTTGGTATCCGCACTTAACTGCTTACACTTTCTGGGCCTTGAAGCAAGGACATAAAGAAAGTTATATTGAAAACAATCTAGAACGAGTGCATGATTTTCTTTCTTATGAGTATTATTTTTTTGATAATGGGACTTATGGCATATATCCACCATATCCGTTTACTAAAGATCACCTAGATTCTATATATACAATAGCGGAATCTCTCAGGAAATATAGAGGCTTCAAAGATATTTTTCCCAATTTTGAAGAATTCTTTCCTAAAATTTCATTCGAAGAAATCGATTCTCAAGTACCAAGCGAGCTAATGCTCGAGCAACTTCCGCCTGTCAAGGAAGGATGGAAGATGCTCAGATCTCTAATACCAGAGCAAGATGATTCGAAAGAAGGAAAATTCATCACTAAAATTTTAGAATTAGTAAGAAAACCATCAAACCAAACTATTTATAGCCTTCATCTTGAATATGTCGCACTAAGCTTATTGATAAATCGTCATCATAGACCTAATTCTATCTATTCAATTATTTTGAGTATGATTGAAATCTTCAAGCTTATTGAGTTAAGGAGCGATACAAATAAGCCACAAGTCCTTAATCCCGCACAAATCATCTCGCTTCTAGAAGATAGCACTTTCAACTCTTCGAAGCTGAGAATATTAGCAAGAGCTTACCAATCAGCGGTGCAGTCGCAATCTCAGCTTCAGAATCGGTACCCGAAGGAAGTGAAAGAACTAGAGCACTATTTTATACCACTTCTTTCGCGTAGGCCCGTCTTCCAGACAGGTAGTGGTACGCATTCTGCCGAGATGAGGGCGAGACTCCGTGAGCAACGGGGACGGATCGCAGACAATTGGATTACGCTGCACCAACTGGCCGACCTCCGGTACGCTGCCATACGGGCACTGACTCTTGCTTACCGAGAAGCAATTCTTGAACTGAACCCGAAAGTTGTCAATCAAGAGATACCACTTGACGTCTACATTCCTGGGTTGTAAGAAACATGGCATTGCATCATTTGGACCAAACGGCTCTATCATATGCATACCACTGGAATTTGCAGCAGTTTCACATATGATGATGAGCAGTTCTTCTGTGAATACCGTGGGGCAACATCACTCACTGGTGCAGCGCAAGGCATGTGGTGCGAGGATATTCTTAAGAGCCGACTAATACCAGAAGGTGCAATGCTCTTCGAGCAGCAATGGGGCTATCCACTTCGAAGTTTTGCAGGATTGCAGCATGGTGTTCTAGGAAATGGTGCAACGCTGGGTACATACTTCCGTGAAAGAAACGCCGAGCTGGCGGCAAGGAAAAAGCCAGCAGGCTGTGTCTTCGCCATCAATCCTGTGTATAGCGCCGTGTTGTTTGCGACTCTGTCAATCCGTATGAGCCGTTACGGGGGTGCCCGAGCGCACGAACAATTGCAACTCCGCCTCGATAGCGACTGCCTGGAAGTAAAGTTTCATCGCGGTTATGAGGTTGTTGTCATGAATTGCCTACCGAAAGGTCATAAAGGGACGTCAGGCAGACCCTCAGTTATTGTGCCGAAAATCATCACGGCAGAAGCGCTAAGGATTATTGAGGCAATTGGGCAACATCGGCAATACACAGGTGACATCGCCTCAAAAATCATGGCCCATGATGGTGTTATGCTTGGTCTTCCTGAAGGCAGATACATCTTTCAGATACGACAGAAGGCGCTATCCTCTCAAACACTCAATAAATGTCTGGCCTTCATTTATCATGGAACGCCCGTTTTGAGTAGTAGGGGAGAAGAGAGAGCAATTCTACCAAAAACCCATGATTTCCGTCATGGACTTGCTAATTTTGCCGCTATGAATGGGGTTCACGATAAGGATATCCAGATTCTTTTAAACCACAAAAACGTAGATATAACGAGGTACTACGCACGGCCAACCCGCACGCAAGAATTTAACACGATCGCCTCCATTGCTACTCAGGGACACTTGTGGATGCAGGACGATGCCAGAGCCCAGTCGAGCTCCGAATCTCAAGGGCCATCGTACGTCCTGGGCGGGCGCTGTACCTATCCTGGGGAGTGCCACCTTGCCCGGGGATGTGCAGGGTGTGCGCTCAAGCAACCAGACCACACCCGGCGATCCGAGACAGAGTTATACATTGAAACTCTGAAGCCTCAGCACGCCCAGGCAGTCAAGTCGGGCTGGAAGGAAGCTGGGCGGCTGGAAAGACATCTGGCTGACGCGGTAGCTGAAATAGAGCAGATGGACTTTCAACAATGGCTTGAGCAGACAGAAGCAGAGCTTGACCAACAGGAAGCCAGGATCATGACAGCCCTGCGGGCAGGCGTCTGATGGGCACAGAGGCATTGGAAGAGTCCTGGAAACGACGTCGGGAGCGTTCAATCAATCTGGTGACAGATGCGTTGGCAAGCTTAGTGAAGCAAGGCAAGAAACCAAGTGTTCAGGCTATTCACCTGGAAACACGCCTTTTGGATCCTGGCGGAATCGGAATACATCCAACAACTTTTCGACGAAATCCAGAAGTTGCAGAGATAGTGAGCGCTGCATTGGGAAAACCATCCAAAGTAGAGCAGCATCTGGATTTCAGTTGCGTACTGATCTCAGATCTGCGGCCGCGCCGTCATACAAGGCAGGCCTTCCACCGCCTGCTATCGAAGTCAAAGCGTGATCTCGCAATGCGGGTCTTTGTTCTGGAGGAGCATGTCCGGGAACTCCGTGCCCAGCTTGCAACGCGGGATCTGGAAGAGATAGAACGGCTCGAGCGTCAGCTGAGAGACTCGGGGAAGATCGGCTGAATCCCTCAGTCTGGCACAGGCTGATCTGTTATGCCCAACAGAAAACGGACATCGACACCCAGCGCCTCAGCAAAAGCCCTGACTTCGTAGTCATAGACGGAACGTTGGTTGTTCTCGATTTTGATCAGCATGTGTTTGGTGATTGAATAACCGCTCACGGCCTTAATCCGCTGACTGGTTGCTTCCAGAGTGAGGGGTGGATCATGCAACCGGCGGGCCAGTCGGAGACGTTCGGCAATGATATTTGACTGCTGTGTCAGGCGCCGGAGTGCACTTGCCTGTCTCATTGGGTTGAATTTAGCATTAATGCGCTAGGGCGAGAAAAAAACTGTATGCTGAAGGTGCTTAATAGGAACCTTTATGCCAGATGTGCCTCGTCTTTCCGTAACAACCGGCCCGAGTATCAGGGACGCTTTGATCGACGATACGGACCATTTGTGGCTCTCGTTTGACGACGGGTTATGGTGTTGGGCAGATATAGCAGGTTTCGTTGAGCAGCACCTTAATCGGCTGGCCGTACCAGTGCGGCTGGATCCCAGTGACAGGTGGCTGGAATGGGTTCTTCAGCGCCCCGAAGGCCGAAAGTCAGTCCCCGGCATTGTGGTGAAGGTAGTGAGTCAGCAACCCTTAGGGTGGTATCGCCCGCTCTTGCTCCGTGGGAACGTAGAGGATGAGGGAGAGATCAGTACGCGTCAACTCGCACGTGCCCTGAATCTCGATTCGCTCGAACTCCGGCATGCGGCGCTGGCACATAGGGTTGAAGTGACATCGTTCGTAAGTCGTCTCAACGATCTATCGATGCTGATTGACCGCCGCACTCCGGCAGGGGCAGCGGCAATGCTGGGGGCACCTTGGGCGCTCCGGGGACGGCGGCCGAACATGCCGACACCATGGGACGCCGTTCGGCAGGGGCAGATCGGTCTGGTTGAGCAGTTGATCGCACCCTCCTGAACGGGCCACCCCTTACTTACGCACGATGCACAAGCAAATATCATGCCTCAGTGTGCGCTAGCACGCTGTTTTATGCGGGCGAGAAGCATGTTGCTTAAAAGGATATGTTTCGCGAACCGATGCCATAATTGTTCTTTTTTACGTGCAGGTCAACAGTTTGCTCTTTCCTTTGCTTATGCAGCTTGCATAAGCAAAGCTCAAAATCCTCGTCTAAGTCAGACATTAGTCAACCGCCACAAAGGGTGACGCGTGGATGGGCAGCAGAAGACAGATTTGTACCTGACCGCCCTCGCCCTCAGAACCAAAAATAAGGTGATTCGCGTCATCTCTTCCGGCAATACGCCGGAAGAGATGACGCGAATCACCAGCGCAAACGAATCGCATCACATCCTGGACCTCTCCCCCGATCTGACAGAAAGGGCAGTCGACGACCTCTATGCTCCTTTGACCGAAAAGCGGGATACTTTTGGGCCGTTCATATGTGGTTCTAGAGTTCCGTCCGCCGTCGGCCCTTCCAAAGTTGTGGGATACTTTTGGGCCGAAATCTAGAAACGTCGTGCCAGACAGTATTTCTCATTGGGATACTTTTGGGCCGTTGATGGGACACCTTTGGGCCGTTGTTTTGGGACACCTTTGGGCCATCTGAGGATTCTGCACGACCTGGAGCATGTTTGTCGCTCCTCCCCCTCCGTCAGATCAATCTGGGATACTTTTGGGCCGTTGAACCCAGAATTTGGGACACCTTTGGGCCGTTGAATCCAGAATTTGGGACACCTTTGGGCCGTTTCCGGCGTAAAATACCGTCTGAGACAGCAAACGCCCAGTTCTCTGTTGTTGTTTTCTTTTATTCTTAAACAGGAAAAACAACTACATGTACCGAAAAAAGCCCCCCCAACTCCTTCCACTCCTCACTGAGCGCAATCTGGACCGTCTGGGATTCTTCAGCATCCAGACGCGGCTCTCTGCCGAGCCCACCTGGCACAGTCATTTTCAGGTGGGTGGCCGCACCGTAGAAGTCCATGGTGAGGGAACCCGGGGACGCCCACACGGGGCCGACACCGACATCATGCTCGGCCTCGAGCAACTCTTTGTTGCGCAAGGCAGTCCAGAGGACAACTGGATCCACACGACGCCCAACGCTCTACGCGAAGCGGCCATGATGACTAAAAATGGCCGCGCTTTCCGGCGAATCCGTGAAGGACTTCTCCGCATCTGGGCCGCCGGGTTCATCGTTCGCGAGGGGTGGGTTGATCCGACGGGCCGCCCAGTCCGCTTCAACGCGGCGTTCAGGCTCTTTGAGGAACTTCGGTACTGGGACATGGAAACCAGTGACCTGCCAGAACTCCTGCCCGACGCCCGGCTGAGTGTGCGGCTCTCG
The Deinococcus humi genome window above contains:
- a CDS encoding tyrosine-type recombinase/integrase; this translates as MDDDPSPTKQIDYADLVLRYLDTQMDAKAAETQRAYRADLMAFGTWMDEQGHQETPEAAEQYLSNWQAETWKASTRARKRTVVRKFYEWAAKQGYRGTAFVTHLSSTQAPRLKPLSPAIETGYQAVIQSIPDDRIRDHLLFRLLGEGGLRLGEIQGLKVSDLSREMGQVTLRVGTRKRKVSLNTDLSTLLLQYLETAQITEGPLFVARWNGGGSALRQSWIYVLWSSYAKPLGVQISPGQLYQLKLIRAAQSGQLSDLKHLSPRSRRRIKQRTKLE
- a CDS encoding site-specific integrase — encoded protein: MMMMPATEIVFSSRPRLHMLADGGMLVYRGSGELHSDMTLIYRRLTRFIKPASAKQYVRHALHFEDYLMSIGLCWNSPPQPLRQAGRQYLAAHGARLTERSDHWRAEPDPDQVGPPNLRLVIESLRAVYTAARHLGLYEYEDEPFRLTITSAESGDGLPAPLPPSWSGLTLPRPKLSNPDRYFVFKGGYWTPKFLMDAADLYEQVRAAFAEAPLRDQVIVRCLFEGGPRISEICSLTFRGWDYSVGEKRPAFGPSFKLPSKGKHGSAIKPVHVGSETGSLLRRYFMTERRLQDPLTEAYEAWARALGIEDYTPEHYRLFLSASGRPSARVPVFLTRGGRDYTANAHRKGAWRPRMATAGLQVRPHQARHWFVSMYLQAVELLFERDAPQYRKNREALGLYMGWAYPEDMLAVYDRTLDEHRTYERVMDITTQLQELLTQNIFPLLQPPTVPPPKSGEMTRRLLALQKEGSS
- a CDS encoding helix-turn-helix domain-containing protein; amino-acid sequence: MRQASALRRLTQQSNIIAERLRLARRLHDPPLTLEATSQRIKAVSGYSITKHMLIKIENNQRSVYDYEVRAFAEALGVDVRFLLGITDQPVPD
- a CDS encoding site-specific integrase; the protein is MHTTGICSSFTYDDEQFFCEYRGATSLTGAAQGMWCEDILKSRLIPEGAMLFEQQWGYPLRSFAGLQHGVLGNGATLGTYFRERNAELAARKKPAGCVFAINPVYSAVLFATLSIRMSRYGGARAHEQLQLRLDSDCLEVKFHRGYEVVVMNCLPKGHKGTSGRPSVIVPKIITAEALRIIEAIGQHRQYTGDIASKIMAHDGVMLGLPEGRYIFQIRQKALSSQTLNKCLAFIYHGTPVLSSRGEERAILPKTHDFRHGLANFAAMNGVHDKDIQILLNHKNVDITRYYARPTRTQEFNTIASIATQGHLWMQDDARAQSSSESQGPSYVLGGRCTYPGECHLARGCAGCALKQPDHTRRSETELYIETLKPQHAQAVKSGWKEAGRLERHLADAVAEIEQMDFQQWLEQTEAELDQQEARIMTALRAGV